Proteins encoded by one window of Streptomyces sp. NBC_01571:
- a CDS encoding DUF4291 domain-containing protein: protein MEEPHRRIRALHTASTITVYQAYRPEIGGPAARKGRFPAAWKPDRMTWIKPSFMWMMYRSGWGMKEGQETVLAVEITRDGFDWALRHACLSHYVRGLHPDRSAWQRDLKRAPARVQWDPERDLRLRPLPYRSLQLGLSGEASTRYADEWIVSISDVTPLAHEVHALVKDGDLDAASRLLPQEQGYPAGEEILAHLSS, encoded by the coding sequence ATGGAAGAACCGCACCGCAGGATCCGCGCGCTCCACACGGCGTCCACGATCACCGTCTACCAGGCCTACCGCCCGGAGATAGGCGGCCCCGCCGCCCGCAAAGGCCGTTTCCCCGCCGCTTGGAAGCCTGACCGCATGACGTGGATTAAACCCAGTTTTATGTGGATGATGTACCGCTCCGGCTGGGGCATGAAGGAGGGTCAGGAGACCGTCCTCGCCGTCGAGATCACCCGCGACGGATTCGACTGGGCGCTGCGCCATGCCTGCCTGTCGCATTACGTCCGCGGACTGCATCCCGATCGCAGCGCCTGGCAGCGTGACCTCAAGCGCGCGCCGGCCCGCGTCCAGTGGGATCCCGAACGCGATCTGCGCCTGCGTCCCCTGCCGTACCGCTCGCTGCAACTGGGGCTCTCGGGCGAGGCGTCGACGCGGTACGCGGACGAGTGGATCGTCTCCATCAGTGACGTGACCCCGCTCGCCCACGAGGTCCACGCACTCGTCAAGGACGGAGACCTGGACGCGGCGAGCCGACTACTTCCTCAGGAGCAGGGATACCCCGCCGGCGAAGAGATCCTGGCCCACCTGAGTTCCTGA
- a CDS encoding VOC family protein, which translates to MACRISELVLDVADPDRLAAFWSEVLGYVELGREDDGSIEIGPPDAGFGGPQPTLVLSPNSEPRTGRKLPLHIDVNATDRDQDAELERLLALGATPVDVGQTGTETWHVLADPEGNEFCLLRTRLQPL; encoded by the coding sequence ATGGCATGCCGCATCAGTGAGCTGGTCCTCGACGTCGCCGACCCCGACCGGCTCGCCGCGTTCTGGAGCGAGGTCCTCGGCTACGTCGAACTCGGCCGGGAGGACGACGGAAGCATCGAGATCGGGCCGCCCGACGCCGGCTTCGGCGGCCCGCAGCCCACCCTCGTCCTCAGCCCCAACAGCGAGCCGCGGACCGGGCGGAAGCTCCCCCTGCACATCGACGTCAACGCCACCGACCGCGACCAGGACGCCGAGCTGGAGCGGCTGCTCGCGCTCGGCGCAACGCCCGTCGACGTCGGCCAGACCGGCACCGAGACCTGGCACGTCCTGGCCGACCCGGAGGGCAACGAATTCTGCCTCCTGCGCACCCGGCTCCAGCCTCTCTGA
- a CDS encoding serine hydrolase, whose amino-acid sequence MADIQGSYDDLFTAVPRALSALLDEGDAGASVAVFVDGEPVVDVWGGFADADRTIPWQRDTITNTWSVTKTMTALCALVLADRGELDLDAPVGRYWPGFARAGKEKVLVRHLLAHTAGLPDWDGPIEELYDWPSATARLAAQTPRWEPGTAAGYHSLTQGFLVGEVVRRITGRSLGEFFAQEVAGPLGADFHIGLAAEHDHRVAATIPPPSQDEDYAASAPSSKAAPSAATRVRVRDGNSVAWRRAEIPAANGFGNARSVGLVQSVMACAGAVRGTRLLSRAGCDLARQEQFSGEDRLLGTPMRWGLGYGLFDSIYGWGGWGGSLVVIEPEGRMTVAYVTHQMREPAADNRGLEMVMAAYDGLKGLRA is encoded by the coding sequence ATGGCCGACATCCAGGGCTCGTACGACGACCTGTTCACCGCCGTGCCCCGCGCGCTGTCCGCGTTGCTGGACGAGGGGGACGCCGGCGCCTCGGTGGCCGTCTTCGTGGACGGCGAACCGGTGGTGGACGTCTGGGGCGGGTTCGCCGACGCGGACCGCACGATCCCATGGCAGCGGGACACGATCACCAACACCTGGTCCGTCACCAAGACGATGACGGCGCTGTGCGCACTGGTCCTCGCCGACCGTGGCGAGCTCGACCTCGACGCGCCGGTCGGCCGGTACTGGCCCGGGTTCGCCAGGGCGGGCAAGGAGAAGGTGCTGGTGCGGCACCTGCTCGCGCACACCGCGGGCCTGCCCGACTGGGACGGGCCGATCGAGGAGCTCTACGACTGGCCGTCCGCCACGGCACGTCTGGCCGCGCAGACTCCGCGGTGGGAACCGGGAACCGCGGCCGGGTACCACTCGCTCACCCAGGGGTTCCTCGTGGGCGAGGTCGTACGCCGGATCACCGGCCGCAGCCTGGGCGAGTTCTTCGCCCAGGAGGTGGCCGGACCGCTGGGCGCCGACTTCCACATCGGGCTGGCCGCCGAGCACGACCACCGGGTGGCAGCCACGATCCCGCCCCCTTCCCAGGACGAGGACTACGCCGCGAGCGCGCCCAGCAGCAAGGCGGCTCCCTCCGCCGCCACCCGGGTACGGGTCCGTGACGGCAACAGCGTGGCCTGGCGTCGTGCGGAGATCCCCGCGGCGAACGGCTTCGGCAACGCCCGCTCGGTCGGCCTCGTGCAGTCGGTGATGGCCTGCGCGGGAGCTGTGCGCGGGACACGGCTGCTGTCGCGGGCGGGCTGTGACCTCGCGAGGCAGGAGCAGTTCAGCGGCGAGGACCGGCTCCTGGGCACGCCCATGCGCTGGGGCCTGGGCTACGGGCTGTTCGACAGCATCTACGGGTGGGGCGGCTGGGGCGGTTCCCTGGTCGTCATCGAACCCGAGGGCCGTATGACGGTGGCCTACGTGACGCACCAGATGCGCGAACCCGCGGCCGACAACCGCGGGCTGGAGATGGTGATGGCCGCCTACGACGGGCTCAAGGGTCTGCGGGCCTGA